In Hemicordylus capensis ecotype Gifberg chromosome 3, rHemCap1.1.pri, whole genome shotgun sequence, one DNA window encodes the following:
- the SLC5A7 gene encoding high affinity choline transporter 1 isoform X2 — translation MNHPAVRDIGYTAVHEVFQDPWLGSVKTLDIYTWIDNFLLLMLGGIPWQAYFQRVLSSSSAMYAQVLSFLAAFGCLVMALPAILIGAIGASTAWNETEYGMVDPKKKDEADMILPIVLQYLCPVYISFFGLGAVSAAVMSSADSSILSASSMFARNIYQLSFRQSASDKEIVWVMRITIFLFGASATAMALLAQSVYGLWYLSSDLVYIIIFPQLLCVLFIKGTNTYGAIAGYLFGLLLRITGGEPYLHLQPLIFYPGWYKDDDLYVQRFPFKTLAMLTSFFTNVGVSYLAKYLFESGTLPPRLDFLDAVVAKYSKENMDKTTLVKNDNIVLNELAPVNPRHSLTLSSTFTNKEAFSDIDSSPEVSIAEDH, via the exons ATGAATCATCCTGCAGTCAGAGACATTGGGTATACAGCTGTACATGAAGTGTTCCAGGACCCTTGGCTCGGATCCGTTAAAACACTTGATATCTACACGTGGATTGATAACTTCCTCTTACTG ATGTTAGGTGGAATCCCTTGGCAAGCATATTTTCAGCGAGTCCTTTCATCTTCATCTGCTATGTATGCTCAAGTGCTATCCTTTCTGGCAGCTTTTGGATGTCTGGTGATGGCCCTGCCTGCAATACTCATTGGTGCAATAGGAGCATCAACAG CTTGGAATGAAACTGAATATGGGATGGTAGACCCCAAGAAAAAAGATGAAGCTGACATGATTTTACCCATTGTCCTTCAGTATCTTTGTCCAGTGTATATCTCTTTCTTTGGCCTCGGGGCAGTGTCTGCTGCTGTCATGTCATCAGCTGACTCTTCCATCTTGTCAGCAAGTTCCATGTTTGCACGGAATATTTACCAACTTTCATTTCGGCAAAGT GCATCAGACAAGGAAATAGTTTGGGTCATGCGAATCACCATTTTCTTGTTTGGAGCATCAGCAACAGCGATGGCCCTGCTGGCACAGTCAGTTTACGGACTCTGGTATCTCAGCTCTGACCTGGTTTACATCATCATCTTCCCCCAACTCTTGTGTGTCCTTTTTATCAAAGGAACTAACACCTATGGTGCAATTGCAGGATACTTGTTTGGCCTCCTACTTCGAATTACTGGAGGAGAACCATATCTTCACTTACAGCCCTTGATTTTCTATCCTGGTTGGTACAAAGATGATGACCTATATGTCCAGAGGTTCCCTTTTAAGACACTGGCCATGCTTACTTCCTTCTTTACTAATGTTGGAGTATCCTATCTAGCCAAATACTTGTTTGAAAGTGGCACTTTGCCACCAAGATTAGACTTCCTTGATGCTGTTGTTGCAAAGTACAGTAAAGAGAACATGGACAAGACTACTCTTGTGAAAAATGACAATATTGTTCTAAATGAACTGGCTCCTGTGAACCCTCGGCACAGTTTGACTCTGAGCTCCACATTTACAAATAAAGAGGCCTTCAGTGATATTGATTCAAGTCCAGAAGTATCCATTGCAGAAGACCATTGA